A portion of the Vicinamibacterales bacterium genome contains these proteins:
- a CDS encoding Hsp20/alpha crystallin family protein, with translation MNLTQWDPFRELEDVSARLNRFFGPQGWAKTTEIADWTPAMDVQETDGEFLIKADLPEVKSEDVKVEVLDGMLSVRGERRQEKEEKNKRFHRVERAYGRFERRLALPVDVDAKKIAAEFKDGVLKVHMPKSPAARPQAIDVKVS, from the coding sequence ATGAACCTGACGCAGTGGGATCCCTTTCGCGAGCTCGAGGACGTGTCGGCTCGCCTGAACCGCTTCTTCGGCCCGCAAGGCTGGGCGAAGACCACCGAGATCGCCGACTGGACGCCGGCGATGGACGTGCAGGAAACCGACGGCGAGTTCCTGATCAAGGCCGACCTGCCGGAGGTGAAGTCGGAGGACGTGAAGGTCGAAGTGCTCGACGGGATGCTGAGCGTGCGCGGCGAACGCCGGCAGGAGAAGGAAGAGAAGAACAAGCGCTTCCACCGCGTGGAGCGCGCCTATGGCCGGTTCGAGCGCCGGCTGGCGCTGCCGGTCGACGTGGACGCCAAGAAGATCGCGGCCGAGTTCAAGGACGGCGTGCTGAAGGTCCACATGCCCAAGTCGCCGGCCGCGCGTCCGCAGGCCATCGACGTGAAGGTGTCCTGA
- a CDS encoding PAS domain S-box protein: MAASTPPLGGDPHAGQARSDLAAYQDFLAQLGAALRALGDPDEVLRVAAGLLGRHLHVARAFYAEIEDGTWAVIRHDYADGVPSIAGRLPIRGSGALPGLGVAEPLVVADVATDRRLDAEAREALRTRGVGAFITLPFLTEGRSVAALAVHDARPRSWTPHEAALARETADRTWSALGRARAEAALRESERRFSIMHDRAPFAAALTRRADRRIVRVNEAFVQLFGYAREELTGRTSVEVGLSPPEAQTQVADALDAEGTVRNLEVRRRTKDGAELTVMLSVDAIGSGEDGHLLSTVVDITDKKRTETALRESEARYRHLVEHSATGVVVTDLSGAILDANPAFAGLVGRAPADLRGVALASLIHSEDRDPHGARVAAFTGAEDAACDWEHRLLGRDGKPVWVRIVCLKERGPSGRVERIARFVIDISERKRTERELRASQQQRHDLAETLHLLLETAAQGILSIDEQGRIVSANRAVETMFGWPEGTLAGRPVDALVPQPARASHAARRESYWRAPEPRAMGRGRDLLGQRADGTTFPVEVSLNYVMTNGSGRAVAFITDITERKSAESELASAHRALQARAGELERQTVQLRRMAAELTVAEQRAREALARTMHDHLQQLLFSTKIQLDRLERRLGEPTADPARDFATVRGELDEAIDAARSLAVEIFPPVLHRHGLPGALAWLASWMEEKYRLVVRLTADAAADVSDRDVRVLVFESVRELLFDVVKHAGVTAAAVDLDMTPDDEIRITVRDEGVGFDPDAAFRSDGHGTGLGLVRIRERVSALGGRFEVDSAPGRGSRFRLIVPRGGNSTSGEATGPPLRATSAVRGRDRARGTAVRVLLVDDHAVLRQGLRELLRETPGLEVVGEAGDGLEAIERARALRPDAIVMDVSMPGMDGVEATRRILAELPDVRIFGFSTHERTRRLHAIEEAGAAGYFTKGVDAAELVRRLLDARRPGEASDG; the protein is encoded by the coding sequence ATGGCCGCATCCACACCGCCTCTGGGCGGGGACCCTCACGCGGGACAGGCGCGGAGCGACCTCGCCGCCTACCAGGACTTCCTCGCGCAGTTGGGCGCCGCACTCCGCGCGCTCGGCGATCCGGACGAGGTCCTCCGCGTGGCCGCGGGCCTGCTCGGCCGTCATCTGCACGTGGCCCGCGCCTTCTACGCCGAGATCGAGGACGGGACGTGGGCCGTCATCCGCCACGACTACGCGGACGGCGTGCCGTCGATCGCCGGTCGCCTGCCCATCCGCGGTTCCGGCGCTCTGCCCGGGCTCGGCGTCGCGGAGCCGCTGGTCGTCGCCGACGTCGCCACCGACCGGCGCCTGGACGCCGAGGCGCGCGAGGCGCTGCGGACCCGAGGTGTCGGCGCCTTCATCACGCTGCCGTTCCTGACGGAGGGCCGATCGGTGGCGGCCCTGGCCGTGCACGATGCCAGGCCGCGTTCCTGGACCCCCCACGAGGCGGCCCTGGCCCGGGAGACCGCCGATCGCACGTGGTCGGCGCTCGGTCGCGCCAGGGCCGAGGCCGCCCTCCGCGAGAGCGAGCGGCGGTTCTCGATCATGCACGACCGCGCGCCCTTCGCGGCGGCGCTCACGCGGCGCGCCGACCGCCGGATCGTCCGCGTGAACGAGGCGTTCGTGCAGCTCTTCGGGTATGCCCGCGAGGAGCTGACCGGCCGGACGTCGGTCGAGGTCGGCCTCTCGCCGCCCGAGGCGCAGACGCAGGTCGCCGACGCGCTCGATGCGGAGGGCACCGTGCGGAACCTCGAGGTGCGCCGGCGGACCAAGGACGGCGCCGAGCTCACGGTGATGCTGTCGGTCGATGCGATCGGGAGCGGCGAGGACGGCCACCTGCTGTCGACGGTGGTCGACATCACCGACAAGAAGCGCACCGAGACGGCCCTGCGCGAGAGCGAGGCGCGCTACCGCCACCTCGTCGAGCACTCGGCCACCGGCGTGGTGGTCACCGACCTGTCCGGCGCGATCCTGGACGCCAACCCGGCGTTCGCCGGGCTCGTCGGCCGCGCGCCCGCCGATCTCCGCGGCGTCGCCCTGGCCTCGCTGATCCATTCCGAGGACCGGGACCCGCATGGCGCGCGCGTGGCCGCGTTCACGGGCGCCGAGGACGCGGCGTGCGACTGGGAGCATCGGCTGCTCGGTCGCGACGGGAAACCGGTGTGGGTGCGGATCGTGTGTCTCAAGGAGCGCGGCCCGAGCGGGCGCGTGGAGCGGATCGCGCGCTTCGTCATCGACATCAGCGAACGCAAGCGCACCGAGCGCGAACTGCGCGCCAGCCAGCAGCAGCGCCACGATCTGGCCGAGACGCTGCACCTGCTGCTGGAGACGGCCGCGCAGGGCATCCTGTCCATCGACGAACAGGGGCGTATCGTCTCGGCGAACCGGGCGGTCGAGACGATGTTCGGCTGGCCGGAAGGCACGCTGGCCGGGCGGCCCGTGGACGCCCTGGTGCCGCAGCCGGCGCGCGCGAGCCACGCGGCGCGCCGCGAGTCGTACTGGCGCGCGCCGGAACCGCGTGCGATGGGCCGCGGCCGGGATCTCCTCGGCCAGCGCGCCGACGGCACGACCTTCCCCGTGGAGGTCAGCCTGAACTACGTCATGACCAACGGCAGCGGACGGGCTGTCGCGTTCATCACCGACATCACGGAGCGCAAGTCGGCCGAGTCGGAGCTGGCCTCCGCGCACCGGGCGCTCCAGGCGCGCGCCGGCGAGCTCGAGCGGCAGACGGTGCAGCTCCGGCGCATGGCGGCCGAGCTGACGGTGGCCGAGCAGCGCGCGCGCGAAGCCCTGGCGCGCACGATGCACGACCACCTCCAGCAGCTGCTCTTCAGCACCAAGATCCAGTTGGATCGCCTGGAACGCCGGCTTGGCGAGCCGACGGCCGACCCGGCGCGTGACTTCGCGACCGTGCGCGGCGAGCTCGACGAGGCCATCGACGCGGCCCGTTCCCTGGCCGTCGAGATCTTCCCGCCGGTGCTGCACCGCCACGGCCTGCCGGGCGCGCTCGCGTGGCTGGCGTCATGGATGGAGGAGAAGTACCGGCTGGTCGTCCGACTCACCGCGGATGCCGCCGCCGACGTCAGCGACCGGGACGTGCGGGTGCTGGTGTTCGAGTCGGTGCGCGAACTGCTGTTCGACGTCGTCAAGCACGCCGGCGTCACGGCGGCCGCCGTCGATCTCGACATGACGCCCGACGACGAGATCCGCATCACGGTGCGGGATGAGGGCGTGGGCTTCGACCCCGACGCGGCGTTCCGATCGGACGGCCACGGCACCGGGCTCGGTCTCGTGCGGATCCGCGAGCGCGTCTCGGCGCTCGGCGGGCGCTTCGAGGTCGACAGTGCCCCGGGCCGCGGTTCCCGCTTCCGGCTGATCGTGCCTCGCGGGGGGAACTCCACGTCGGGCGAGGCGACAGGACCGCCGCTGCGGGCGACGTCGGCCGTTCGAGGGCGCGACCGGGCGCGCGGCACGGCCGTGCGCGTGCTCCTGGTGGACGACCACGCGGTGCTGCGTCAGGGATTGCGCGAGCTGCTGCGTGAGACGCCGGGCCTCGAGGTGGTCGGCGAGGCGGGCGATGGGCTCGAGGCCATCGAGCGGGCGCGCGCGCTCAGGCCCGACGCGATCGTGATGGACGTGTCGATGCCGGGCATGGACGGCGTGGAAGCGACCCGCCGGATCCTCGCGGAGCTGCCCGACGTCCGCATCTTCGGATTCTCCACGCACGAGCGGACCCGTCGTCTGCACGCGATCGAAGAGGCCGGCGCGGCCGGGTACTTCACGAAGGGCGTGGACGCCGCGGAGCTGGTTCGCCGCCTGCTCGACGCGCGCCGACCCGGCGAGGCGTCCGACGGCTGA